One part of the Bdellovibrio sp. KM01 genome encodes these proteins:
- the recJ gene encoding single-stranded-DNA-specific exonuclease RecJ: MNPLWKLRESDTEVATPSKVEGQWPSLIGKLLAARGFTQPQEVEKLLFPKLVDLKDPLLLKGMSQALERLGQAYLNKEKICIYADFDLDGTSGLALLKTGMQALGFTEVLHYQPKRLSEGYGFHAAAVEELKSQGVSLIITVDVGITAHAAIDKARELGVDVILTDHHLPAETLPQAYVIINPNQGTCESGLGYLCGAGVAFYLLRGLKRYFHDHAELPKSKWDLKEVLDYFTIGTLTDMVPLVDDNRVLVKHGLVKLAETKRAGLRALLEELDLQDRALTSQDVAIRFAPKLNALSRMESGILPIDIFLLDDVSKARDMVRQVMKNNSTRVQLQSDAETEAQELLKEWPHKDFVFVASPNFHRGVVGLIATKLTQVYNKPAFVGSVGTDGMIVGSARLPQGQEACLVEAMGSAAELMSRFGGHSAAAGFEIAETKVAQFVDRLSGHFSDLREKPKPLEIFYDVQASLPEVSASLMKWYDFVGPFGAGFAIPLIHFSNIQILSKRELKGGHLRLKLFDPDSNATMEALLFTPTPRQVETLHTVPGFYDILGELQWNYFAGQKTIQILIRDLKAMS, encoded by the coding sequence GTGAATCCATTGTGGAAGTTAAGAGAGTCAGATACCGAGGTGGCAACACCTTCAAAAGTCGAGGGGCAATGGCCGTCCTTGATTGGTAAGCTCTTGGCTGCGCGTGGATTCACTCAACCCCAAGAGGTTGAAAAGCTGTTATTTCCAAAGCTCGTGGATTTGAAAGATCCTCTTTTGTTAAAGGGGATGTCTCAAGCACTGGAGCGTCTGGGCCAAGCTTATCTGAATAAGGAAAAAATCTGCATTTATGCGGATTTTGATTTGGATGGTACTTCAGGGCTCGCGCTTTTAAAAACCGGGATGCAGGCTTTAGGTTTTACTGAAGTTTTGCATTATCAGCCCAAACGTTTGTCTGAAGGTTACGGCTTTCATGCGGCAGCGGTTGAGGAGCTAAAGTCCCAGGGTGTGTCTTTGATTATCACCGTTGACGTGGGTATCACGGCTCATGCGGCGATCGATAAGGCTCGCGAGCTAGGTGTGGATGTGATCCTAACGGACCATCACTTGCCGGCGGAGACTTTACCTCAAGCCTACGTCATCATTAATCCCAATCAGGGAACTTGTGAAAGTGGTTTAGGTTATTTGTGTGGCGCGGGTGTTGCTTTTTATCTGCTTCGTGGATTAAAAAGATACTTTCACGATCACGCAGAACTACCTAAAAGCAAATGGGATTTAAAAGAAGTCTTAGATTACTTTACGATCGGTACTTTGACCGACATGGTCCCATTGGTTGACGATAATCGCGTGTTGGTAAAACACGGTCTGGTTAAACTTGCCGAGACGAAAAGAGCCGGACTTCGAGCACTACTTGAAGAGTTGGATTTGCAAGATCGTGCATTAACCAGCCAAGATGTGGCAATCCGTTTTGCTCCCAAATTAAATGCTCTTTCCAGAATGGAATCGGGGATTCTTCCGATTGATATCTTTCTATTAGACGACGTTTCTAAAGCTCGCGACATGGTTCGTCAGGTGATGAAGAACAACTCGACGCGGGTTCAGCTCCAAAGTGATGCGGAAACAGAAGCTCAAGAATTACTTAAAGAGTGGCCACATAAAGACTTTGTATTTGTGGCATCTCCAAACTTCCATCGCGGGGTGGTGGGTTTGATCGCAACGAAGCTGACTCAAGTTTATAACAAGCCAGCTTTTGTCGGTTCAGTGGGGACAGACGGTATGATCGTCGGATCCGCTCGTTTGCCACAAGGCCAGGAAGCTTGTCTGGTCGAAGCGATGGGTTCGGCTGCAGAGTTGATGAGTCGTTTTGGTGGTCACTCGGCGGCTGCGGGGTTTGAAATCGCAGAGACGAAAGTCGCTCAGTTTGTAGATCGCTTGAGTGGGCATTTTTCGGATCTTCGCGAAAAGCCGAAGCCATTAGAAATCTTTTACGATGTTCAAGCAAGTCTTCCGGAAGTCAGCGCTAGCCTGATGAAGTGGTATGATTTTGTCGGTCCTTTTGGGGCGGGGTTTGCGATCCCATTAATTCATTTTTCGAATATTCAGATTTTATCTAAGCGTGAGCTTAAGGGTGGTCATCTGCGCTTAAAGTTGTTTGATCCTGATAGCAACGCGACGATGGAAGCCCTGTTATTTACACCGACTCCTCGTCAGGTGGAAACTTTGCACACGGTGCCGGGTTTTTATGATATCTTAGGGGAGCTTCAGTGGAATTACTTTGCTGGGCAAAAAACAATTCAAATCCTGATTCGTGATCTGAAGGCCATGTCATGA
- a CDS encoding DUF3857 domain-containing protein, with product MKTRLISLTSLAFLSMSFSAHADWMQEQEMPFTIVNSSHEAIIDKNGFAESTLESEMKVMNEKGRNELVLQTIPFAPDAATVTFVKGSTFTDGIESPVNPKDVTTRSAKGPQQGINHLREMVIPFNNIKIGSITKYTVKIKTKKNLVKGLFQQTYVMGVHAPEWAGRAKIKSLLPLYVNINDPWKVLETKESKEGEYYVFEFKQVKPLFKVPEEALAILRKDQISRVDVSTMNNWAEFITPVSQKWEKILAVKTLPAPFTRIVNKAKKAATTTEKIDIVTSELANVMTYSGNWTSLEKMYIAQPLKDIARTKTGDCKDFSLATTAMLRALGLDAKVALVKRSGLEELSRLKPELSAPELVNPSLFNHAIVKVKDGDNILWVDPTNMVSNSGYVFADIAGSHAIEVSDQAKALEYLPYPKSGESLLTFDKTIKINQDNTSDTTTKFEATGEYAKYMIEASLAKSEDAGKKTIMTYLRSNPENSKGMYEGVNFRNRIVNKISGTQKTIGEELTTWHDQKLYLDTGFPQTVLYTMALMGYRVTDANLIARYSEKTITHVKGFDFVGYQEGCSIFTPWYTISRDFIKEDGGFKIVDDIAFNEVRISAKDLNSDKFQYMTGDIPECFKGRQVLINPIAPAATLQSRLDDYTIVKANEKLDIGGPKSIQGAHDAYHIANQILDRDPENKDALLVKARALRRINYIHNGVDRKEYLDLASQIVEKLNSAYPNDPKILQQKTWILLSRDDKSSLSNTFNQTYKASQKDFDLYFLGGKVLEELNQNQAAIGSYNKALEIAHNNADKARAGAALGELLIQQGKVENGIAFYKYAIKADPGNSWLAGNFTAYIQQLGRWDDAISVGEEVVKTNPYGMAKKSLADAYAGKGTNIRTQAAKNPLDQAKSLDTAEQLFAKGLSHSPDNEKCLKGLAEVYFARAMIDFNPMTAQKSLRYIDKAIAGKKISSEAFIPMKNTLNMIIAGTLRSMPKDKAAALASQVTSSTPPHLVQTEPPKPPSPSPTVAIVPNKTPASVTAPAPMVPTAEAPKSTPAVTAPAVPQTPAAASPEK from the coding sequence ATGAAAACACGACTGATTTCACTAACATCGCTAGCTTTCTTGTCTATGTCATTTTCTGCCCATGCTGACTGGATGCAAGAACAAGAAATGCCCTTCACCATCGTGAACAGCTCTCATGAAGCCATCATCGACAAAAATGGTTTTGCCGAATCCACTTTGGAATCGGAAATGAAAGTGATGAATGAAAAAGGTCGTAACGAGTTGGTTTTACAAACCATTCCCTTTGCTCCGGATGCAGCCACCGTCACCTTTGTCAAAGGCTCGACTTTCACAGATGGTATTGAGTCACCGGTAAACCCTAAAGATGTCACAACAAGAAGTGCCAAGGGCCCCCAACAAGGTATCAACCACCTTCGCGAAATGGTCATTCCATTTAACAACATCAAGATCGGCTCCATCACTAAATACACGGTTAAAATAAAAACCAAAAAGAACCTGGTAAAAGGACTTTTTCAGCAAACCTATGTTATGGGTGTGCACGCTCCGGAATGGGCTGGCCGTGCAAAAATCAAGTCCTTGCTGCCCCTGTACGTTAACATCAATGACCCTTGGAAAGTTTTGGAAACCAAGGAAAGTAAAGAAGGCGAATACTACGTTTTCGAATTTAAACAAGTAAAGCCTTTGTTTAAAGTTCCTGAAGAAGCTTTGGCAATCCTTCGTAAAGACCAAATCTCTCGGGTCGACGTCAGCACGATGAATAACTGGGCGGAGTTTATCACTCCCGTTTCTCAAAAATGGGAAAAGATCCTGGCTGTAAAAACATTGCCGGCTCCTTTCACTCGCATTGTTAATAAAGCCAAAAAGGCCGCGACCACGACAGAGAAAATCGATATCGTGACGTCAGAACTTGCCAACGTCATGACTTATTCTGGCAACTGGACAAGTCTTGAGAAAATGTACATCGCGCAACCGTTAAAAGATATTGCCCGCACTAAAACCGGAGACTGCAAAGACTTCTCTTTAGCGACGACGGCAATGTTAAGAGCTCTGGGTTTGGATGCGAAGGTGGCTCTGGTTAAACGCTCTGGCCTGGAAGAATTGTCTCGTTTAAAACCAGAACTATCGGCTCCGGAGCTGGTTAATCCTTCTCTTTTCAATCATGCGATCGTAAAAGTTAAAGATGGAGACAACATACTTTGGGTGGATCCGACCAATATGGTGAGTAACTCCGGCTACGTGTTTGCAGATATCGCGGGTTCACATGCAATTGAAGTCAGCGACCAGGCCAAAGCTTTGGAATACCTGCCGTATCCAAAATCCGGCGAGTCCCTGCTGACTTTTGATAAAACAATCAAAATCAACCAAGACAATACCTCCGACACGACAACAAAATTTGAAGCGACGGGCGAGTACGCAAAATACATGATCGAAGCTTCCTTAGCAAAAAGCGAAGATGCAGGTAAGAAAACCATCATGACTTACTTGCGCTCGAACCCTGAAAACTCCAAAGGTATGTACGAAGGGGTTAACTTCAGGAACCGCATCGTCAACAAAATCTCTGGGACCCAGAAGACCATTGGTGAAGAACTCACCACTTGGCATGATCAAAAGCTTTATCTGGACACCGGATTCCCGCAGACAGTTTTATATACCATGGCGCTTATGGGTTACCGCGTGACAGATGCGAACCTTATCGCACGTTACTCGGAAAAAACTATCACTCACGTCAAAGGATTCGATTTTGTTGGCTATCAAGAAGGTTGTTCGATTTTCACCCCGTGGTACACGATTTCCCGCGACTTTATCAAAGAAGATGGTGGATTCAAAATCGTCGATGATATTGCCTTCAATGAAGTGCGCATCTCTGCCAAGGATTTAAATTCAGACAAATTCCAATATATGACGGGAGATATCCCTGAGTGCTTTAAGGGCCGTCAGGTTTTGATCAACCCCATTGCGCCTGCAGCAACTCTGCAAAGCCGTCTGGACGACTACACAATCGTGAAGGCCAATGAAAAACTCGACATCGGTGGACCAAAATCAATTCAAGGCGCCCACGATGCGTATCACATCGCCAACCAAATTTTAGACAGAGATCCTGAAAACAAAGACGCTTTGCTGGTGAAGGCTCGCGCCTTAAGACGCATCAACTACATCCATAACGGTGTGGATAGAAAAGAATACCTGGACCTGGCGTCACAAATTGTGGAAAAGCTGAATAGTGCCTACCCGAATGATCCAAAAATTCTGCAACAGAAAACGTGGATTCTTTTGTCTCGTGACGACAAATCCAGTCTTTCGAATACTTTCAATCAGACTTACAAGGCCTCTCAAAAAGACTTTGATTTATATTTCCTGGGCGGAAAGGTTCTGGAAGAACTAAATCAAAATCAGGCGGCAATTGGCTCTTACAATAAAGCGCTAGAGATTGCCCACAACAATGCTGACAAAGCCCGTGCGGGCGCGGCCTTGGGTGAGTTGTTAATTCAACAAGGTAAAGTCGAAAATGGGATCGCATTTTATAAATACGCGATCAAGGCAGACCCGGGTAATTCTTGGCTTGCCGGTAACTTCACGGCCTATATCCAACAACTCGGCCGATGGGATGATGCCATTTCCGTGGGCGAAGAAGTTGTAAAAACAAATCCATACGGCATGGCGAAGAAATCTTTAGCCGACGCCTATGCCGGCAAAGGTACAAATATCCGCACGCAAGCGGCTAAGAATCCCCTGGATCAAGCGAAGTCTTTAGATACGGCTGAACAACTTTTTGCCAAGGGTCTGTCTCACTCCCCTGACAATGAAAAATGTCTGAAGGGATTGGCAGAGGTATATTTTGCCAGAGCCATGATCGATTTCAATCCAATGACGGCGCAAAAGTCTTTACGGTATATTGATAAAGCTATTGCCGGAAAAAAAATCAGCTCAGAGGCTTTCATCCCGATGAAAAACACTTTGAACATGATTATCGCTGGCACACTGCGCTCGATGCCAAAAGATAAGGCCGCAGCTTTAGCAAGTCAGGTGACTTCTTCGACACCGCCTCACTTGGTTCAAACCGAGCCACCTAAGCCGCCATCCCCATCTCCGACAGTTGCCATTGTTCCGAACAAAACTCCAGCCAGCGTAACAGCACCCGCGCCAATGGTTCCGACCGCAGAAGCTCCAAAGTCAACTCCGGCAGTCACAGCTCCCGCGGTACCTCAAACACCTGCAGCTGCAAGTCCGGAAAAATAG
- a CDS encoding DUF366 family protein translates to MEMHFIEKKFAYDGSQLHSLFAYLDHGVLGPSIISWMGRCDIPFSHMVDGEDLLANAVIAGDEMLHFIIEVFDRDLFSGVALQRLFASIARDYMQAHAGSALKTETLIRDGDDIYWGDRKLSISIATRSPVSTMVHFAMNITNEGTPVKTACLNDWKVDPRRTAEDLMTLFKKEYETIVTATQKVRPVP, encoded by the coding sequence ATGGAAATGCATTTTATTGAAAAAAAATTCGCTTACGATGGCAGTCAGCTTCATTCCTTGTTCGCTTATCTGGACCACGGTGTTTTGGGGCCCTCCATTATTTCCTGGATGGGGCGTTGTGATATTCCCTTTTCACACATGGTAGACGGTGAGGATTTACTTGCGAATGCCGTGATTGCTGGCGATGAGATGCTTCACTTTATTATTGAAGTATTCGATCGTGATCTGTTCAGCGGAGTGGCGTTGCAACGACTGTTTGCATCGATTGCCCGCGATTATATGCAGGCCCATGCGGGGAGTGCCTTAAAAACTGAAACACTTATCCGTGATGGTGACGACATCTATTGGGGAGATCGCAAACTTTCCATCAGTATCGCCACACGCTCACCGGTTTCCACGATGGTTCATTTTGCGATGAACATCACGAATGAAGGCACGCCGGTGAAAACAGCTTGCCTGAATGACTGGAAAGTCGATCCCCGCAGAACTGCGGAAGATCTCATGACTTTGTTCAAAAAAGAATACGAGACGATTGTTACGGCGACTCAAAAAGTTCGCCCCGTTCCTTAG
- a CDS encoding cation-translocating P-type ATPase codes for MKSQQSEHSNSVTDLQLVGMSCVNCAAKIEKTLNAIPGAVATVNFATEKAHIEHSRSVDPEDLIKAVQNVGYQAFQMNSPTDIQAFKNEAAAEYRRDLIHFTVSAVLTAPFLLEMAMMFSGHHEFVPRQLQLILATPVQFWIGWRFYRGSYFALKNKSANMDVLVALGTTMAYLLSAVVTVLNWHQQHVYFEASTAVITLILLGKLMESRAKGKTSEAVESLIRLQPKSAMVKKGVEWVATSIEHVLVGDVVLIKNAESIPVDGVVVQGSSTVDESMLTGESMPVEKRIQDHVFAATLNQDGVLQVRATSVGSKTQLEQIIKIVSAAQGSKAPIQRLADKISGVFVPVVVAISIVTFFATWLIVGDLQAAFISSVSVLVIACPCALGLATPTAVVVGIGKAAPLGVLFKDAKALEQAEKIDFVVLDKTGTITEGHPVVTAHTSEEVLKLAASLERGSSHPLAHAIISEAQHKGFGLYEVKDFESVTGLGVEGLIGGVKYRLGRPHWVLNGQGISPEMIEAEGKGQTVMVLASETNVLGFIAVADKVRETSKQAIAALKDLGITVIMLTGDNEGTAKEIARQVGITEFRYGVKPSDKANVIVSLKRKKHVVAMVGDGINDAPALAMADVSFSMSSGTDIAIETSDVTLMNNDLMSIVHAVKLSQGTLKKIRQNLFFAFIYNTLGIPLAALGMLNPVIAGAAMAMSSVSVVSNSLLLKKTKV; via the coding sequence ATGAAATCGCAGCAATCAGAACATTCAAATTCAGTGACGGATCTTCAATTGGTGGGAATGTCTTGCGTAAACTGTGCTGCAAAAATTGAGAAGACCCTCAATGCCATTCCTGGAGCCGTGGCCACGGTGAATTTTGCGACTGAAAAAGCACATATTGAGCATTCAAGATCTGTGGATCCAGAGGATTTGATTAAAGCGGTCCAAAATGTTGGTTATCAAGCATTTCAAATGAATTCGCCAACAGATATTCAGGCTTTTAAAAATGAAGCCGCTGCAGAATATCGTCGTGATCTGATTCATTTTACCGTTTCAGCGGTCTTAACAGCTCCATTTTTGCTTGAAATGGCAATGATGTTTTCTGGTCATCATGAGTTTGTTCCTCGGCAGTTACAATTGATCCTCGCGACACCCGTACAATTCTGGATTGGTTGGCGCTTTTACCGGGGATCCTATTTTGCCTTAAAAAATAAAAGTGCCAATATGGATGTCCTGGTCGCATTGGGCACCACGATGGCCTATTTGTTAAGCGCCGTCGTGACTGTTTTAAATTGGCACCAGCAGCATGTGTATTTCGAAGCAAGTACTGCTGTAATCACTCTGATTCTTTTAGGAAAATTGATGGAGTCCCGCGCGAAAGGAAAAACTTCTGAGGCTGTAGAAAGCTTGATTCGTCTGCAGCCAAAGTCAGCGATGGTCAAAAAGGGCGTTGAGTGGGTCGCAACGTCTATTGAGCATGTTTTAGTTGGAGATGTAGTCCTGATTAAAAACGCGGAATCTATTCCTGTAGATGGTGTGGTCGTCCAGGGTTCATCAACCGTCGATGAATCTATGTTGACCGGTGAAAGCATGCCCGTGGAAAAAAGGATTCAGGATCATGTTTTCGCGGCCACTCTAAATCAAGATGGAGTTTTACAGGTTCGAGCTACGAGTGTGGGTTCTAAAACACAGCTCGAACAAATTATTAAAATCGTTTCAGCAGCTCAAGGATCCAAGGCCCCCATTCAACGGCTCGCAGATAAAATATCAGGAGTGTTTGTGCCCGTCGTGGTTGCAATCAGCATTGTAACTTTCTTTGCAACTTGGTTGATTGTGGGTGATTTGCAGGCGGCATTTATCTCATCGGTATCAGTTCTGGTCATTGCTTGTCCGTGTGCATTAGGGTTGGCAACACCCACGGCGGTGGTGGTGGGAATCGGGAAGGCTGCTCCTTTAGGGGTCTTATTCAAAGATGCGAAAGCTTTGGAGCAAGCGGAGAAAATTGATTTCGTGGTTTTAGATAAAACCGGAACCATCACTGAAGGACATCCCGTTGTAACGGCGCACACCTCCGAAGAAGTTTTAAAGCTCGCGGCGAGTCTCGAGCGAGGCTCCTCGCATCCATTAGCTCATGCGATTATCTCTGAAGCGCAACATAAGGGCTTCGGATTGTATGAGGTGAAAGACTTCGAATCTGTGACCGGTCTTGGCGTCGAAGGTTTGATTGGTGGGGTAAAGTATCGTCTGGGGCGTCCTCATTGGGTCTTGAACGGTCAGGGGATTTCGCCGGAAATGATAGAAGCCGAAGGCAAAGGACAAACAGTGATGGTTCTGGCAAGCGAGACGAACGTGTTAGGATTTATCGCCGTAGCCGATAAAGTCCGTGAAACCTCGAAGCAGGCTATTGCCGCGTTAAAAGACCTGGGTATCACTGTGATAATGTTAACCGGGGATAACGAAGGAACTGCAAAAGAAATCGCAAGGCAGGTTGGTATCACCGAGTTCAGGTATGGTGTAAAACCATCCGACAAAGCCAATGTCATCGTATCCCTGAAGCGCAAAAAACACGTGGTCGCTATGGTGGGTGATGGAATCAATGATGCCCCGGCATTGGCGATGGCAGACGTAAGTTTTTCTATGTCGTCAGGAACGGATATTGCCATTGAAACCTCGGATGTTACTTTGATGAATAACGATTTGATGTCCATTGTTCACGCCGTGAAGCTGTCGCAAGGCACTTTAAAAAAGATTCGGCAGAATCTATTCTTTGCGTTTATTTATAATACGCTGGGTATTCCGCTCGCCGCATTGGGAATGTTAAATCCAGTAATCGCAGGCGCCGCGATGGCAATGAGCTCAGTTTCTGTCGTCAGCAATTCTCTATTGCTTAAGAAAACAAAAGTTTAA
- the queC gene encoding 7-cyano-7-deazaguanine synthase QueC gives MKNKKKVVVLLSSGLDSTVNIFEAIKHHHEVVLALTFNYGQKAAKKEIEQSAKIAKFLGVPHKVLDVTWFKEFNKSSLLVEDQKVPTGSDVEIDNMEKSAESAKSVWVPNRNGIFLNIAAAYAEALGADSVIPGFNAEEAATFPDNSIDFLKASTHAFSFSTSNKVTVGCYTAHLNKPAIVLLGQGLDVPWELTWPCYFAGDEWCGQCESCKRAKRAFASANVDVKNLFKE, from the coding sequence ATGAAGAATAAGAAAAAAGTCGTTGTCCTTTTGTCGTCGGGCTTAGACTCGACTGTTAATATTTTTGAAGCGATCAAGCACCATCACGAAGTGGTGCTGGCTTTGACTTTTAATTATGGTCAAAAGGCTGCAAAGAAAGAAATCGAACAGTCTGCTAAAATTGCGAAATTCTTAGGTGTGCCCCATAAAGTTTTGGATGTGACTTGGTTTAAGGAATTTAACAAGTCCTCTTTGTTGGTTGAAGATCAAAAAGTTCCCACGGGCAGTGATGTTGAAATCGATAATATGGAAAAATCAGCCGAATCTGCAAAGTCCGTCTGGGTTCCAAATCGCAACGGGATTTTTCTGAATATTGCCGCGGCCTACGCGGAAGCTTTGGGAGCAGACTCTGTGATTCCGGGATTCAATGCTGAAGAAGCCGCGACATTCCCTGATAACTCTATTGATTTCCTAAAAGCTTCTACTCATGCCTTTTCGTTTTCCACTTCCAATAAAGTCACAGTGGGTTGTTACACGGCTCACTTAAATAAACCTGCGATCGTCCTTTTAGGGCAGGGACTGGATGTTCCTTGGGAATTGACGTGGCCATGTTATTTCGCCGGCGACGAGTGGTGCGGGCAGTGTGAATCTTGTAAGCGTGCAAAGCGCGCCTTTGCCTCGGCAAATGTTGACGTGAAAAACCTCTTTAAGGAGTAA